A genomic region of Raphanus sativus cultivar WK10039 chromosome 6, ASM80110v3, whole genome shotgun sequence contains the following coding sequences:
- the LOC108806479 gene encoding multiple organellar RNA editing factor 6, mitochondrial — translation MAKSLSRSALSRVAARFFPTSRAASPSHLISRRSSPTLFHAVGFIPTSSHLTTIRTRMDRSGGSYSPLNSGSNFNDRPPTEMAPLFPGCDYDHWLIVMEKPGGENASRQQMIDCYVQTLAKIVGSEEEAKRKIYNVSCERYFGFGCEIDEETSNKLEGIPGVLFVLPDSYVDPEYKDYGAELFVNGEVVPRPPERQRRMTELTTQRSSDKPKYHDKTRYVRRRENMR, via the exons ATGGCGAAATCCCTATCACGCTCCGCTCTCTCCCGAGTCGCTGCTCGTTTCTTTCCCACCTCCAGGGCCGCCTCTCCTTCTCACCTCATCTCCCGTCGATCCTCACCGACGCTTTTTCACGCCGTCGGATTCATCCCCACTTCGTCCCACCTAACTACGATCCGAACCCGGATGGATAGATCCGGTGGATCTTATTCCCCCCTAAACTCCGGATCCAACTTCAACGACCGGCCACCTACTGAAATGGCGCCGCTATTCCCAGGTTGCGACTACGACCATTGGCTTATCGTCATGGAAAAGCCCGGCGGCGAAAACGCTAGTCGACAGCAAATGATCGATTGCTATGTTCAAACCCTAGCCAAAATTGTAGGCAG TGAGGAAGAAGCTAAGAGAAAGATCTACAATGTCTCTTGCGAGAGGTATTTCGGTTTTGGCTGTGAGATTGATGAGGAGACATCAAACAAACTGGAAG GGATTCCTGGTGTTCTCTTCGTTCTTCCCGACTCTTATGTTGATCCTGAGTACAAAGATTACGGAG CTGAGTTGTTTGTGAACGGGGAAGTAGTTCCTCGTCCACCAGAGAGGCAGCGGAGGATGACAGAGTTAACGACTCAGAGAAGCTCTGATAAACCAAAGTACCATGACAAAACTAGATATGTCCGACGGAGAGAAAACATGCGCTGA